The DNA region TGCAGCGCCACGGTGAGTTCCACCACGCCCAGGCCCGCGCCGAAGTGGCCGCCGGAGCTGGCCACCGCCTCGATCAGGTACTGGCGCAACTCCTCGGCGACGGCGGGCAGTTCGTCATCGGGTACGCGGCGCAGGTCGGCCGGCGTCTCGATCGACGCCAGGTGGGGGTAGTGGGAAAGGTCGTTCATCCGCGTATTGTTGGTCCAGCGGCGGGGCGGGGCAAGGGCGGACATGTGAACGGACGAGGACGAGGCCGCCGCAGGGGGTTCTCCACATGGCACACACGCTCGTGCGGAGACGCTGGGCAGGGTTCTTCAGATACGGGAAATTCGTCATGTCCGTGCGCAAATTGTTCCGCCGCTTTGCCGAGGGCACCTCGCGTCAGGCCGGCAAGCCGATGGCGTTCATCCTTGCCGTCACCCTGGTGGTGGCATGGGCGGCCACGGGGCCGCTGTTCGGCTATGGCGACACGTGGCAACTGGTGATCAATACCTCCACCACGATCATCACCTTCCTGATGGTGTTCCTGATCCAGAGCAGCCAGAACCGGGATACCGCGGCGCTGCAGATCAAGCTGGACGAACTGATCCGCACCAGCCATGCGCACAACGCGCTGCTGAACCTGGAGG from Rhodanobacter soli includes:
- a CDS encoding low affinity iron permease family protein — encoded protein: MSVRKLFRRFAEGTSRQAGKPMAFILAVTLVVAWAATGPLFGYGDTWQLVINTSTTIITFLMVFLIQSSQNRDTAALQIKLDELIRTSHAHNALLNLEELDEDDLDRIRRHYCKLAHQAYGSLSTIEQDIRDMHNDEGEDDSAD